The Bacillus carboniphilus genome contains a region encoding:
- a CDS encoding DUF6773 family protein — protein sequence MKKSWVSRFLPEDEYKEKMMLYFIAEASLILMLLLIIYGIFDHYLFNGDLLGVLVAMFSIGVFSIYVLIRYTFSGVEHPEVTSEKEFSKKKKMIRKGSLVFMFVFLTFLLLQKGIPSNLLEIVDLIGPTIIAGVFWFVVSYFSLKASFKKNRELLDE from the coding sequence ATGAAGAAATCATGGGTTTCAAGGTTCTTGCCAGAGGATGAATACAAAGAAAAAATGATGCTGTATTTTATAGCTGAAGCTTCCTTAATTCTCATGTTGCTATTGATTATTTATGGAATTTTTGATCATTATTTGTTCAATGGAGATCTTCTTGGTGTCCTTGTGGCTATGTTTTCTATCGGGGTTTTTAGTATATATGTCCTCATAAGATACACCTTTTCAGGTGTTGAACATCCTGAAGTGACGAGTGAAAAAGAGTTTTCAAAAAAGAAAAAGATGATTCGAAAGGGCAGTTTAGTTTTCATGTTTGTATTTTTGACTTTTCTATTGTTACAAAAGGGAATTCCCTCTAATCTATTAGAAATTGTTGATTTAATAGGTCCTACGATTATTGCAGGTGTGTTTTGGTTTGTAGTTAGCTATTTCTCACTTAAAGCATCGTTTAAGAAAAATAGAGAATTGTTAGATGAGTAA